A window from Triticum aestivum cultivar Chinese Spring chromosome 6D, IWGSC CS RefSeq v2.1, whole genome shotgun sequence encodes these proteins:
- the LOC123141489 gene encoding plant intracellular Ras-group-related LRR protein 2-like, giving the protein MDPSPNSHPILSYVLSRLPSIKTGSLRLSSPHDLEQPPPPSPSPRAPSGPAEFELVERMPGLRHPSVLRFLTRAVADITCARDALRHLGPRPDHELVDSARAFLLSHSHGNLVGLDIEEKVVESLEVVRLDEEHEAYGVLLREAEEKLELVYRMAMHGRDVAEGGGERREDEGSGDVDEEVVRLLKQAQEGRVVEQVRLADRQLLHLPEPLGRIRGLLVLDVSRNQLQAVPDAIGGLQHLEELRLASNVLVSLPDSIGLLSNLKVLDVSSNKLRSLPDSISRCGSLVELDASCNVLAYLPTGIGYELVNLQKLWVHLNKLRSLPSSICEMRSLRLLDVHFNELRGLPSSFGKLVALESLNLSSNFSDMRDLPASFGDLVGLRELDLSNNQIHALPDCFGRLDRLERLCLDQNPLVVPPLEVVAKGVGAVREYMDKRLQAEEERRKSAVAAGSPKASSPIAWLSRSVSSLSTWVSDVAGPEKAVEEDKFLEQEL; this is encoded by the exons ATGGATCCGTCGCCGAACTCGCACCCGATCCTCTCCTATGTGCTCTCCCGCCTCCCGTCGATCAAGACGGGGTCCCTGAGGCTCTCCTCCCCGCACGACCtcgagcagccgccgccgccgtccccgtccccgcgcGCCCCGTCGGGCCCCGCGGAGTTCGAGCTCGTGGAGCGCATGCCTGGCCTCCGCCACCCGTCCGTCCTCCGGTTCTTGACGCGCGCAGTCGCCGACATCACCTGCGCGCGCGACGCGCTCCGCCACCTCGGCCCCCGCCCCGATCACGAGCTGGTCGACTCCGCCCGCGCCTTCCTCCTCTCGCACTCCCATGGAAACCTCGTCGGATTGGATATCGAAGAGAAGGTGGTGGAGAGCCTGGAGGTGGTCCGGTTAGACGAGGAGCACGAGGCTTACGGTGTCCTGCtgcgggaggcggaggagaagctgGAGCTGGTGTACCGGATGGCGATGCACGGGAGGGACGTGGCGGAAGGGGGCGGCGAGAGAAGGGAGGACGAGGGATCCGGCGATGTGGACGAGGAGGTGGTGAGGCTGCTCAAGCAGGCGCAGGAAGGGAGGGTGGTGGAGCAGGTGCGCCTCGCCGACCGCCAGCTACTCCACCTGCCTGAGCCCTTGGGCCGGATCCGCGGCCTCCTCGTGCTCGACGTCTCGCGCAACCAGCTCCAG GCTGTCCCCGATGCCATAGGCGGGCTTCAACATCTGGAAGAACTCCGGCTCGCTTCCAACGTCTTGGTCTCCCTCCCGGATTCCATCGGGCTTCTCTCCAACCTGAAGGTGCTCGACGTCTCCAGCAACAAGCTCAGATCTCTGCCCGACAGCATCTCAAGATGCGG GTCACTGGTCGAGCTGGACGCGAGCTGCAACGTTCTGGCGTACCTCCCGACGGGCATCGGCTACGAGCTGGTGAACCTGCAGAAGCTCTGGGTGCACCTCAACAAGCTGCGCTCGCTGCCGTCCTCCATCTGCGAGATGCGGTCCCTGCGCCTCCTGGATGTGCACTTCAACGAGCTCCGCGGCCTGCCCTCCTCCTTCGGCAAACTGGTGGCGCTTGAGTCGCTCAACCTGAGCAGCAACTTCAGCGACATGCGGGACCTGCCGGCGTCGTTCGGCGACCTGGTCGGCCTTCGTGAGCTCGACCTCAGCAACAACCAGATACACGCGCTGCCGGACTGCTTCGGAAGACTTGACCGGCTTGAGCGGCTCTGCCTGGACCAGAACCCGCTGGTCGTGCCGCCCCTGGAGGTGGTGGCCAAGGGCGTCGGAGCGGTGAGGGAGTACATGGACAAGAGGCTGCAGGCCGAGGAGGAGCGGCGGAAGAGCGCCGTGGCGGCTGGGAGCCCCAAGGCGTCGTCGCCAATTGCGTGGCTGTCCCGGAGCGTGTCGTCTCTGAGCACCTGGGTTTCGGACGTCGCCGGGCCGGAGAAGGCGGTGGAGGAGGACAAGTTCCTCGAGCAGGAGCTGTGA